GGCGCGGGTGGTGCGGATCGACCAGGGCGTCGACCTGGAGCGGCTGGCCTCCGGGAGCGCAGCCCGAGCGCGCGAGCGCTGGCCACGGTTCGCGGGCGTGCCCCTCGTCACCTTGGTGGGGCGCATCACGCCGCAGAAGAACCAGCTGCTGGCCATCCGGGCCTTCGCCGCGGGAGCACCCGAGGATCATCACCTCGTCCTCGCGGGCGCGGTGGTGGACGCCGACTACCAGGAGCAGTTGAGGCGCGAGATCGCGGCGCTGGGCCTCGGGGCGCGCGTCCATTTGCTGGGCAACCTGGACGCGGAGACGGAAGTCCCGGACCTGCTGGCGCTCACCCGGCTGGCGCTGATGCCGTCGGTGCATGAGGCCTTCGGGCTGGTGGTGCTGGAGGCGTGGGCGGCCGGCCGGCCGGCGATGCTGGCGGTGCACTCGGGGCTGGCAGACCTCGCCCGCGCCATTGGCGATGAAGGCTTGAGCGTGCCGACGCTGGAGGTGCGGGACTGGGCCGCGGCGCTGCATCAGGCGCTCGCCCATCCAGAGCGGCTGGAGGTTGCGGCGCGCGCGGGCGCGGAGCTGGTGCGCCGGCGCTTCGGCTGGGACGCGGTGACGCGGAAGCTCGAGGCCCTCTACCAGGCCGTCCTCGAAGAGGGAGTGCGGCGATGATGAACGGGACCCCGGTGCGGCGGGCGCTCCGTCGCTTGCAGCGGATGTCGTTGGAGCGGCGGGCCCGCGCGT
The sequence above is drawn from the Corallococcus sp. NCRR genome and encodes:
- a CDS encoding glycosyltransferase family 4 protein, coding for MIVVERPAQRVVHVLRKYNPREWGGTETHVVEVTRRLARWGWGPEVHAPGGPSEPDGALGPEVPLVRFRAFNPFIGSAEKRKALVANAGNLITFDEPLRLARDRGLALAHLHTAGRIGGAVRTAMRLTGRPYVLSVHGPLLAQREQLARDTARRHSGGIDVGQPIGMLLGARRVLHDAARVITFNEEERRALSEVVGARVVRIDQGVDLERLASGSAARARERWPRFAGVPLVTLVGRITPQKNQLLAIRAFAAGAPEDHHLVLAGAVVDADYQEQLRREIAALGLGARVHLLGNLDAETEVPDLLALTRLALMPSVHEAFGLVVLEAWAAGRPAMLAVHSGLADLARAIGDEGLSVPTLEVRDWAAALHQALAHPERLEVAARAGAELVRRRFGWDAVTRKLEALYQAVLEEGVRR